The Microcebus murinus isolate Inina chromosome 4, M.murinus_Inina_mat1.0, whole genome shotgun sequence genome has a segment encoding these proteins:
- the FGF4 gene encoding fibroblast growth factor 4, translating into MSGSGTATAALLPAVLLALLAPWAGRGAAAAPTAPNGTLEAELERRWESLVARSLARLPAAAQPKEAAVQSGAGDYLLGIKRLRRLYCNVGIGFHLQVLPDGRIGGVHADTSDSLLELSPVERGVVSICGVASRFFVAMSSKGKLYGSPFFTDECKFKEILLPNNYNAYESHTYPGMFIALSKNGKTKKGNRVSPTMKVTHFLPRL; encoded by the exons ATGTCGGGGTCCGGGACGGCCACGGCGGCGCTGCTCCCGGCGGtcctgctggccctgctggcGCCCTGGGCGGGCCGAGGGGCCGCCGCCGCGCCCACCGCACCCAACGGCACGCTGGAGGCCGAGCTGGAGCGCCGCTGGGAGAGCCTGGTGGCGCGCTCGCTGGCGCGCTTGCCGGCGGCCGCGCAGCCCAAAGAGGCGGCCGTCCAGAGCGGCGCCGGGGACTACCTGCTGGGCATCAAGCGGCTGCGGCGGCTCTACTGCAACGTGGGCATCGGCTTCCACCTCCAGGTGCTCCCCGACGGCCGCATCGGCGGCGTGCACGCGGACACCAGCGACA gcctgCTGGAGCTCTCGCCGGTGGAGCGTGGCGTGGTCAGCATCTGCGGCGTGGCCAGCCGGTTCTTCGTGGCCATGAGCAGCAAAGGCAAGCTCTATGGCTCG CCTTTCTTCACCGACGAGTGCAAGTTCAAGGAGATACTCCTTCCCAACAACTACAACGCCTACGAGTCCCACACGTACCCCGGCATGTTCATCGCCCTGAGCAAGAATGGGAAGACCAAGAAGGGTAACCGAGTGTCACCCACCATGAAGGTCACCCACTTCCTCCCCAGGCTGTGA